One genomic segment of Vibrio mimicus includes these proteins:
- a CDS encoding DeoR/GlpR family transcriptional regulator, protein MKAVKRHQEIIELVQAQGFVSTEELVERFDVSPQTIRRDLNELADANKLRRNHGGATIATSSENSSYHTRQVSYQDEKEKVAAALVQHIPDGATLFIDIGTTPEAIARALMTNHHQLRVVTNNLNVATLLMSKPDFNIILAGGEVRNKDGGVTGEATLDFISQFRLDFGILGISGIDYDGSLLDFDYHEVRVKRAIIENSRSVFLAVDHSKFGRNAMVKLGTLADVDLIITDQTPPKEIEAFAKENDVTIQVV, encoded by the coding sequence GTGAAAGCAGTAAAGCGCCATCAAGAAATCATTGAATTGGTACAAGCCCAAGGGTTTGTCAGTACGGAAGAATTGGTTGAGCGATTTGATGTTAGCCCACAAACCATACGGCGAGATCTCAACGAATTGGCTGATGCCAATAAGCTACGCCGCAACCATGGTGGCGCAACGATTGCAACAAGTTCAGAAAACTCTTCCTACCACACGCGACAAGTCTCTTACCAAGATGAAAAAGAGAAAGTAGCCGCCGCTTTAGTGCAACATATTCCCGATGGTGCCACGCTGTTTATTGATATCGGAACGACACCAGAAGCGATTGCGCGTGCTTTGATGACCAATCACCACCAACTACGAGTGGTGACCAACAACCTCAACGTGGCCACTTTGCTAATGAGCAAACCCGATTTCAATATCATCCTCGCTGGTGGCGAGGTGCGTAACAAAGATGGGGGTGTAACGGGTGAAGCAACACTGGATTTTATCTCCCAGTTCCGTTTGGACTTCGGCATTCTCGGTATCAGCGGCATCGACTATGACGGCTCACTGTTGGATTTCGATTACCACGAAGTGCGCGTAAAACGCGCCATTATCGAAAATAGCCGCAGTGTGTTTCTCGCTGTCGACCACAGTAAATTTGGCCGCAATGCAATGGTCAAACTCGGTACGCTTGCCGATGTCGATTTGATCATTACTGATCAAACACCACCGAAAGAGATCGAAGCATTTGCGAAAGAGAATGACGTCACCATTCAAGTTGTGTAA
- a CDS encoding GGDEF domain-containing protein, which produces MIELNSIEDIFDHQQFSLHELVLNELGVYVFVKNRRGEYLYANSLTHALFETNEQTLLGKTDHDFFRDDQLSDILASDQHVFETRSSVTQEERAIAKSDGLVRVYRAVKHPILQRNTGEVIGLIGVSTDITDIAELREQLYELANTDSLTQLSNRRKLWSDFRSAFSRAKHSNQPLSCISIDIDNFKLINDHFGHDKGDEVLCFLAKLFYRLASEHALCGRVGGEEFIIVLENTPLADAFNLAEAIRHHFSQHAFFEQQEHVYLCAGVATMRISDHDITDIYRRSDQALYQAKRSGRNRCCVYNPSIR; this is translated from the coding sequence ATGATTGAACTCAACAGTATCGAAGACATTTTTGATCACCAACAGTTCTCCCTACACGAACTCGTGTTGAACGAACTGGGGGTGTATGTTTTCGTCAAAAATCGTCGTGGCGAATATCTCTATGCCAATTCCCTCACTCATGCCTTATTTGAAACCAATGAGCAAACCTTATTGGGTAAAACCGATCACGATTTTTTCCGAGACGATCAACTCAGTGACATTTTGGCTTCAGATCAACATGTTTTTGAAACGCGTTCTTCTGTTACCCAAGAAGAGCGTGCGATCGCCAAATCCGATGGATTGGTTCGTGTTTATCGCGCGGTAAAACATCCCATATTGCAGCGAAATACTGGTGAGGTCATTGGTTTAATTGGAGTTTCCACTGATATTACCGATATTGCTGAACTCCGTGAGCAACTTTATGAATTAGCGAATACCGACTCACTTACACAGTTGTCGAATCGCCGAAAATTGTGGAGCGATTTTCGCTCCGCCTTCTCTCGCGCAAAACATTCAAATCAACCTTTGAGTTGTATTTCAATTGATATCGATAACTTCAAGCTAATCAATGACCATTTTGGTCACGATAAAGGTGATGAAGTTTTATGCTTTCTTGCCAAACTCTTTTATCGCTTGGCTTCTGAACATGCGCTGTGTGGGCGAGTCGGGGGTGAAGAGTTCATTATTGTGCTCGAAAACACACCACTTGCAGACGCATTCAATTTAGCGGAAGCCATCCGTCACCACTTCTCTCAGCACGCTTTCTTTGAACAACAAGAGCATGTATACCTATGTGCTGGGGTAGCAACCATGCGCATTAGCGATCACGATATTACTGATATTTATCGCCGCTCAGACCAAGCACTCTATCAAGCCAAACGCAGTGGCCGTAACCGCTGCTGCGTTTACAATCCATCGATTAGGTAA
- a CDS encoding MFS transporter, whose product MAEDWPIWSVGSLYAVLGFVSVLGNVLLPRLAHRFESGRPIMRLALVVCLVSSVGFYLYPAQQLTLLMLPLFFWALAGGIGSPALQSYLSDLSSQHRGRLLSWAMTMMHIGVAVWSATAGLAYSMGNWAMALLAILLFGSAIVVLRPVRR is encoded by the coding sequence ATTGCAGAAGACTGGCCGATCTGGTCAGTCGGCAGTCTCTATGCCGTACTGGGATTTGTCAGCGTGTTGGGCAATGTATTGCTCCCTCGCCTTGCTCATCGTTTTGAAAGCGGAAGACCAATCATGCGACTGGCTTTGGTAGTTTGTCTGGTGAGCAGTGTCGGATTTTACCTCTATCCTGCGCAGCAGCTTACTTTACTGATGCTGCCGCTGTTTTTTTGGGCACTCGCCGGAGGTATAGGCTCACCCGCACTGCAAAGTTATCTCTCAGATTTGTCGTCCCAACATCGTGGGCGACTACTTTCATGGGCAATGACTATGATGCACATCGGTGTGGCTGTGTGGTCTGCCACCGCCGGACTGGCTTACAGTATGGGTAATTGGGCAATGGCACTCCTCGCCATTTTACTGTTTGGTTCTGCAATTGTGGTATTGCGTCCGGTTCGGCGTTAA
- the rlmC gene encoding 23S rRNA (uracil(747)-C(5))-methyltransferase RlmC produces MQCEFFIQKRCTSCHQCAQPYSQQVENKDQQLRELIAPAMDLQWLPPVTSADTAFRNKAKMVVLGAAHAPILGIEDAQGQPLSLVTCPLYPQPMQELLAYLENWIRIAGIPPYNKLKKKGELKFILLTRSENSGQFMLRFVARSHAVLERIERNLPTLIAAFPTIEVVSVNIQPVHMARLEGEEEIFLTETQSLLEQFNDVPMVIRPKSFFQTNPKVAEQLYATARAWVREIAPTQMWDLFCGVGGFALHCAAPDTAVTGIEIEPEAIASAQRSAQMMGIDNLSFAALDSAKFSQSQMSAPELVLVNPPRRGLGSELTAQLEALAPKHILYSSCNPQTMVKDIAELASYQMIRVQWFDMFPHTDHAEVLTLLVKKDH; encoded by the coding sequence ATGCAGTGTGAGTTCTTTATTCAAAAACGGTGTACCTCTTGCCACCAGTGTGCGCAGCCGTATTCCCAACAAGTTGAGAATAAAGATCAGCAGTTGCGTGAGTTGATTGCGCCAGCCATGGATTTGCAGTGGTTACCCCCTGTCACCAGTGCTGACACCGCGTTTCGCAATAAAGCTAAAATGGTGGTGCTCGGTGCGGCTCACGCGCCGATTTTAGGCATTGAAGATGCACAAGGTCAGCCTTTGTCGCTGGTGACTTGCCCGCTTTATCCGCAGCCCATGCAAGAGCTGCTCGCTTATCTGGAAAACTGGATCCGTATCGCGGGTATTCCGCCCTATAACAAGCTGAAGAAAAAAGGTGAGCTGAAGTTTATTCTGCTCACCCGCAGTGAAAACAGTGGCCAATTTATGCTGCGTTTTGTGGCGCGCAGCCATGCGGTGCTTGAGCGAATTGAACGCAATTTGCCGACATTGATCGCGGCTTTCCCGACGATCGAAGTCGTTTCTGTCAATATCCAGCCGGTGCATATGGCGCGTTTAGAAGGCGAAGAGGAAATTTTCCTCACCGAAACGCAAAGCCTGCTAGAGCAGTTCAACGATGTGCCTATGGTGATTCGCCCGAAAAGCTTTTTCCAAACTAATCCCAAAGTGGCTGAGCAGCTATACGCGACCGCGCGTGCTTGGGTGCGCGAGATTGCGCCAACGCAAATGTGGGATCTGTTTTGTGGCGTTGGTGGCTTTGCGCTGCATTGCGCCGCGCCAGACACTGCTGTGACGGGCATTGAAATTGAACCAGAAGCGATTGCCAGCGCGCAACGTTCGGCGCAAATGATGGGGATTGATAATCTCAGCTTTGCGGCGCTCGATTCTGCCAAGTTTTCGCAAAGCCAGATGAGTGCACCAGAGTTAGTGTTGGTCAATCCTCCGCGTCGTGGCTTGGGCAGCGAGCTGACCGCGCAGTTGGAAGCGCTCGCACCAAAACACATTCTTTATTCCAGCTGTAACCCGCAGACCATGGTCAAAGACATCGCTGAGCTCGCCAGTTACCAAATGATTCGCGTGCAGTGGTTTGATATGTTCCCGCATACGGATCACGCTGAAGTGCTGACCTTGTTGGTCAAAAAAGACCACTAG
- the malG gene encoding maltose ABC transporter permease MalG, with amino-acid sequence MAMVQGKSLKYRVWATHAALWVFLALIIFPLLMIVAISFREGNFATGSLIPDRPSLEHWKLALGIAVQNADGTVTPPPFPVMTWLWNSVKVAGITSVLIVALSTTSAYAFARMRFKGKETILKAMMIFQMFPAVLALVALYALFDKLGQYIPFLGLNTHGGLIFSYLGGIALHVWTIKGYFETIDRSLEEAAALDGATPWQAFRLVLLPLSVPILAVVFILSFIGVVGEVPVASLLLSDVNSYTLAVGMQQYLYPQNYLWGDFAAAAVLSALPITIVFLLAQRWLVGGLTAGGVKG; translated from the coding sequence ATGGCTATGGTACAAGGCAAATCTCTCAAGTATCGCGTGTGGGCCACCCACGCGGCACTGTGGGTGTTCTTAGCGTTGATTATTTTCCCACTACTGATGATTGTCGCGATCTCGTTTCGTGAAGGTAACTTTGCAACCGGCAGTTTGATTCCGGATCGCCCATCATTGGAACACTGGAAGCTGGCACTGGGTATTGCGGTACAAAATGCCGATGGCACAGTCACACCGCCTCCTTTCCCTGTCATGACATGGCTGTGGAACTCGGTAAAAGTGGCGGGCATTACATCGGTATTGATTGTGGCACTTTCTACTACTTCGGCTTACGCCTTTGCGCGTATGCGTTTTAAAGGCAAAGAAACCATCTTAAAAGCGATGATGATTTTCCAAATGTTCCCTGCGGTATTGGCCTTGGTCGCGCTGTACGCCCTGTTTGATAAGCTTGGGCAGTACATTCCATTCTTGGGCTTAAACACGCACGGCGGTTTGATTTTCTCTTACCTAGGTGGGATAGCGCTGCACGTTTGGACCATCAAAGGTTACTTTGAAACGATTGACCGTTCATTGGAAGAGGCGGCTGCGCTGGATGGCGCCACACCATGGCAAGCGTTCAGATTGGTGCTATTACCATTATCTGTACCAATCCTTGCAGTAGTATTCATTCTGTCATTTATTGGTGTGGTGGGCGAAGTTCCGGTGGCGTCACTGCTACTTTCTGATGTAAACTCATACACGCTTGCGGTTGGTATGCAGCAGTATCTTTACCCTCAAAACTATCTGTGGGGTGATTTTGCGGCCGCTGCGGTGCTTTCAGCACTCCCAATCACGATCGTATTTTTACTTGCACAGCGTTGGCTTGTCGGAGGACTTACCGCTGGCGGTGTGAAAGGATAA
- a CDS encoding acyl-CoA thioesterase has product MSSGKREITLRFLAEPGDVNFGGKVHGGAVMKWIDLAAYACAAAWSGKYCITAYAGGIRFVAPIHVGNLVEVNAKVIYTGKTSMHIAIDVQASDPKCLKNHLTTHCIVIMVAVDEAGKPSPVPEWLPQTKEDQELRASAIRLMNMRTEIGEEMEAHVKYLKN; this is encoded by the coding sequence ATGAGCAGTGGCAAACGAGAGATCACATTACGTTTTCTGGCTGAGCCAGGGGATGTCAATTTTGGCGGTAAAGTGCATGGTGGCGCAGTAATGAAATGGATTGACCTCGCAGCCTATGCTTGTGCCGCCGCGTGGAGTGGTAAATATTGCATCACGGCTTACGCCGGCGGCATCCGCTTTGTGGCACCGATCCATGTGGGTAACTTGGTCGAAGTGAATGCCAAGGTGATTTATACCGGCAAAACTTCCATGCACATTGCGATTGATGTGCAAGCCAGCGACCCCAAATGCCTAAAAAATCACCTCACGACTCACTGCATTGTGATCATGGTAGCGGTCGATGAAGCTGGCAAGCCATCACCGGTGCCAGAGTGGCTCCCGCAAACGAAGGAAGATCAGGAATTACGCGCTTCCGCGATCCGTTTAATGAACATGCGCACTGAGATCGGTGAAGAAATGGAAGCGCACGTCAAATATCTGAAAAATTAA
- the cspE gene encoding transcription antiterminator/RNA stability regulator CspE, whose amino-acid sequence MSNKMTGSVKWFNETKGFGFLTQDNGGNDVFVHFNSIQSEGFKTLTEGQRVSFTVEQGKKGPQASNVVTL is encoded by the coding sequence ATGTCTAATAAAATGACTGGTTCTGTAAAATGGTTCAACGAAACTAAAGGTTTCGGTTTTCTTACTCAAGACAACGGTGGCAACGATGTGTTTGTTCACTTTAATTCTATCCAGTCAGAAGGTTTCAAAACTTTGACTGAAGGTCAACGTGTTAGCTTCACTGTTGAACAAGGTAAGAAAGGCCCACAAGCGTCTAACGTAGTTACGCTGTAA
- a CDS encoding DUF808 domain-containing protein translates to MAGASLLTLLDDIATVLDDVAVMSKMAAKKTAGVLGDDLALNAQQVSGVAAEREIPVVWAVAKGSFRNKLILVPAALIISSIAPWLIMPLLLLGGLFLCFEGAEKILEKWLHPVPKQDAEQRAAAMMTEGLEAESLATESVAEYEKRKIGGAIRTDFILSAEIIVIALGTVQGQSMLTQILVVSLIAVIMTIGVYGLVAGIVKLDDLGFYLQRQSKGQGLKASLGGVLVRFAPKLMKGLTVVGTAAMFLVGGGIVVHNVPVVHHALELILNTVESWPAVGALMPTLINGVIGVAAGSLLVVVMEVWHKLRG, encoded by the coding sequence ATGGCAGGCGCAAGCTTATTGACCCTACTCGATGATATTGCGACGGTACTGGATGATGTGGCTGTGATGTCGAAAATGGCCGCAAAAAAGACGGCGGGTGTGCTGGGAGATGACTTAGCGCTCAATGCGCAGCAAGTCTCTGGCGTGGCAGCAGAACGTGAAATTCCGGTGGTGTGGGCGGTCGCCAAAGGTTCGTTTCGCAATAAGCTGATTTTGGTTCCGGCAGCACTCATCATCAGTTCCATCGCTCCTTGGTTGATCATGCCTTTGCTGCTACTCGGTGGTTTATTTCTCTGTTTTGAAGGCGCAGAGAAGATCCTCGAAAAATGGCTGCATCCAGTACCCAAACAGGATGCCGAACAACGCGCTGCCGCTATGATGACTGAGGGCTTAGAAGCAGAAAGCTTGGCGACAGAAAGTGTGGCTGAGTACGAAAAGCGTAAAATAGGTGGTGCGATCCGCACCGATTTTATTCTGTCGGCAGAAATCATTGTGATCGCTCTTGGTACCGTGCAGGGGCAATCCATGCTCACGCAAATTCTGGTGGTCAGCTTGATTGCGGTCATCATGACGATCGGCGTGTACGGCCTAGTGGCAGGCATAGTGAAGTTGGATGATTTAGGCTTCTATCTGCAACGCCAATCCAAAGGCCAAGGACTCAAAGCCAGTTTAGGTGGTGTGTTAGTGCGTTTTGCGCCCAAGTTGATGAAAGGGCTGACTGTAGTCGGAACCGCGGCGATGTTTTTAGTCGGCGGCGGGATCGTGGTGCATAACGTGCCCGTAGTGCATCATGCCCTTGAGCTGATACTCAATACGGTTGAATCATGGCCTGCGGTGGGGGCGCTTATGCCGACCCTCATTAATGGTGTGATTGGGGTGGCGGCTGGCAGCCTTTTAGTGGTTGTGATGGAAGTGTGGCACAAACTTCGCGGTTAA
- a CDS encoding DMT family transporter produces MIYLLPFFTVLIWGGNSIVNKLAASTIEPSAMSFYRWFVAMLILSPFCLPSAIRQWPTVKRYLSKLAFLALLGMVLNQSLGYYAGLTTTATNMSLITSFVPLMSVFISLPLLNKPISALSVIGGVLSLSGLAYMLGEGNPLFFLHQSVTEGDALMVMAALVYALYCVLLKRWKMPFSNWTLIYLQGVCAVFMLTPLWLTSDHLLPTEGSLPLIAYAGIAASLLAPWMWVKAIDAIGADSTAMFMNLLPVFSVSLAATLLGETVHPYHLIGGLLVISGVALSQLKIHRHNDDSVEKVTQV; encoded by the coding sequence ATGATCTATCTTCTGCCATTTTTTACTGTGCTGATTTGGGGTGGCAACTCGATTGTCAACAAACTCGCCGCTTCGACGATTGAACCCAGTGCAATGAGCTTCTACCGTTGGTTTGTTGCTATGTTGATTCTCTCACCTTTCTGCCTGCCTAGCGCCATCCGCCAATGGCCTACCGTTAAGCGCTATTTGAGCAAGCTCGCGTTTTTGGCTTTGCTGGGCATGGTACTTAACCAATCCCTCGGTTACTACGCGGGGCTGACAACAACGGCGACCAATATGTCGCTGATCACTTCATTTGTACCTTTGATGAGCGTGTTCATTAGCTTACCTTTGCTCAATAAACCGATTTCAGCGCTCAGCGTCATCGGCGGCGTACTTTCTTTAAGCGGCCTTGCCTACATGCTAGGCGAAGGCAATCCACTGTTTTTCCTACACCAAAGTGTAACCGAAGGTGATGCTTTAATGGTTATGGCAGCCTTAGTATATGCTCTGTACTGTGTACTTCTGAAACGCTGGAAAATGCCCTTTAGCAACTGGACGTTGATCTACCTACAAGGCGTTTGCGCGGTATTTATGCTCACTCCACTCTGGCTAACCAGTGATCACTTATTGCCAACCGAGGGATCACTTCCTCTGATCGCCTATGCTGGGATCGCAGCCTCGCTGCTCGCGCCTTGGATGTGGGTGAAAGCAATTGATGCAATTGGTGCAGACTCCACCGCCATGTTTATGAACCTGCTACCCGTGTTTTCTGTTTCATTGGCCGCCACATTATTGGGTGAAACGGTTCACCCATATCATTTGATTGGGGGCCTGTTAGTCATCAGCGGCGTGGCACTCTCACAACTGAAAATTCATCGTCATAATGACGACAGTGTCGAAAAAGTGACACAGGTATGA
- a CDS encoding M14 family metallopeptidase, producing the protein MSASYTYPIGTPGQPWQAAERQAWLEQRHIQREYQQEVVPKIMTLNDRFDVNTYGALSYDPARYPLYVVKSRNWDTSKPTVLITGGVHGYETSGVHGALQFLATAAEPYLDHFNLLAAPCVSPWGYETINRWNPNAIDPNRSFVKNSPAEEAALLMAMVAQHEPILLHIDLHETTDTDESEFRPALAARDGKAYVEGSIPDGFYTVGDTENPQLAFQQAVIDSVRRVTHIAPADEKNEIIGSPVVADGVILYPMKALGLCGGMTHCTYGTTTEVYPDSPKVTAQNCNDAQVAAITGALDYVLVNEPSLLS; encoded by the coding sequence ATGTCTGCGTCTTACACCTATCCGATTGGTACACCTGGGCAACCTTGGCAAGCTGCTGAGCGCCAAGCTTGGCTGGAACAACGCCATATTCAGCGTGAATATCAACAAGAAGTGGTGCCGAAAATTATGACATTGAATGACCGATTCGATGTGAACACTTATGGCGCACTCTCTTATGATCCCGCACGCTACCCGCTGTATGTGGTAAAAAGTCGCAACTGGGATACAAGCAAACCAACCGTATTGATCACAGGTGGTGTACATGGTTACGAAACCAGTGGTGTGCACGGTGCGCTGCAATTTTTAGCGACAGCCGCAGAGCCTTATTTAGACCACTTCAATCTGCTGGCGGCTCCCTGCGTAAGTCCTTGGGGCTACGAAACTATCAACCGCTGGAACCCAAATGCCATCGATCCTAACCGCTCTTTTGTTAAGAACAGTCCTGCAGAAGAAGCCGCCTTACTGATGGCGATGGTTGCTCAGCATGAGCCCATTTTGCTGCACATAGATTTACATGAAACGACCGATACGGATGAATCTGAGTTTCGCCCAGCACTGGCAGCGCGTGATGGCAAAGCCTATGTTGAAGGCTCGATCCCTGATGGTTTTTACACGGTAGGTGACACAGAAAATCCGCAGCTTGCTTTCCAACAAGCTGTGATTGATTCGGTACGCCGCGTGACTCATATTGCCCCTGCTGATGAAAAAAACGAAATCATTGGCTCACCCGTAGTCGCAGATGGCGTCATCCTCTACCCGATGAAAGCGCTGGGTTTGTGTGGTGGCATGACCCACTGCACTTACGGTACGACCACAGAAGTCTACCCAGATAGCCCAAAAGTCACGGCGCAAAACTGCAATGATGCACAAGTCGCCGCCATCACTGGCGCGCTCGATTATGTACTCGTCAATGAACCAAGCCTACTAAGCTAA
- the malF gene encoding maltose ABC transporter permease MalF, whose amino-acid sequence MQSVQGTQAMSDPTAVRPADKRAFLKWAVLGAVGIVNGYATILMYSRGEVAFALLTLILTTLALYVFGSRKTYAHRYIYPGIAGMILFILFPLAYTVGLAFTNYSAKNQLTLERTQSVLMDQTFQSGESYAFQLYNTEQGYRLVIENGAERLATPPFSLSGNVPTDLNLEVIGGIEGEVEPIKTIIGYRTALSGIDLHFPDGEDIRMSGLRKFAAVKPLYTLQADGETLTNNQSGQLLRPNMEIGFYQPINESGEFIGERISPGFVVSIGTHNFERVWKDEGIKEPFINIFIWTVIFSVLTVIFTLIIGLVLASVVQWEALKGRAIYRVLLILPYAVPAFISILIFRGLFNQSFGEINMVLNSLFGLSPAWFSDPLLAKTMVLIVNTWLGFPYMMILCMGLLKAIPDDLYEASAIDGANFIHNFTKITLPMMIKPLTPLLIASFAFNFNNFVMIQLLTQGGPNRIGTSEPAGYTDLLVSYTYRIAFEGTGGQDFGLASAIATLIFLLVGALALLNLRFTKLSQQ is encoded by the coding sequence ATGCAGTCAGTTCAAGGTACACAGGCTATGTCCGATCCAACTGCGGTACGTCCAGCCGACAAACGTGCTTTTCTAAAATGGGCAGTACTTGGCGCGGTAGGTATCGTGAATGGCTACGCAACCATTCTTATGTATTCTCGTGGGGAGGTGGCGTTTGCATTACTGACGCTGATCCTCACCACTTTGGCGCTTTATGTTTTCGGTAGTCGTAAAACGTACGCGCATCGTTATATTTACCCCGGTATTGCGGGGATGATTCTGTTTATTCTATTCCCACTGGCCTACACCGTTGGCCTGGCTTTCACAAACTACAGCGCGAAAAACCAGCTCACTCTTGAGCGCACACAATCGGTGTTGATGGATCAAACCTTCCAAAGTGGCGAGAGCTACGCCTTCCAACTCTATAACACTGAGCAAGGCTACCGTTTGGTGATTGAAAATGGGGCAGAGCGTTTAGCCACTCCACCTTTCTCCCTCAGCGGCAATGTACCCACCGATCTTAACCTTGAAGTGATTGGTGGCATTGAAGGGGAGGTGGAACCGATTAAAACCATCATCGGATACCGAACAGCGCTGAGCGGCATCGATCTGCATTTCCCTGATGGTGAAGATATCCGCATGAGTGGTCTGCGCAAATTTGCCGCAGTAAAACCGCTCTATACCTTGCAAGCCGATGGTGAAACCCTAACCAATAATCAATCTGGCCAATTGCTGCGCCCCAATATGGAGATCGGTTTTTATCAGCCCATCAATGAAAGTGGTGAGTTCATTGGCGAGCGAATTTCTCCGGGATTTGTGGTGTCGATTGGTACCCACAACTTTGAGCGGGTTTGGAAAGATGAAGGCATCAAAGAGCCGTTTATCAATATCTTTATCTGGACGGTGATTTTCTCGGTTCTGACGGTGATTTTCACTCTCATTATTGGCCTTGTTTTGGCAAGTGTGGTGCAGTGGGAAGCGCTGAAAGGCCGTGCGATTTATCGTGTGCTACTGATCTTGCCTTACGCGGTGCCTGCTTTCATTTCGATCCTGATTTTCCGTGGTCTGTTCAACCAAAGCTTCGGTGAAATCAACATGGTGCTCAATAGCTTGTTTGGCCTCAGCCCGGCTTGGTTCTCGGATCCACTGCTGGCAAAAACCATGGTGCTGATCGTCAACACTTGGTTGGGTTTCCCTTACATGATGATTTTGTGTATGGGCCTACTGAAAGCGATCCCTGATGATCTGTATGAAGCTTCAGCAATTGATGGTGCGAATTTCATCCATAACTTCACCAAAATCACCTTGCCGATGATGATCAAACCACTGACACCGCTACTGATTGCCAGCTTTGCTTTTAACTTCAACAACTTTGTGATGATTCAGCTTTTGACTCAAGGTGGGCCAAACCGTATCGGTACTTCTGAGCCTGCGGGTTACACCGATCTTTTGGTGAGTTACACCTACCGCATTGCGTTTGAAGGCACAGGTGGTCAAGACTTTGGTTTGGCGAGTGCGATTGCGACGCTGATCTTCTTGCTGGTGGGCGCATTAGCGCTGCTCAACCTGCGCTTTACTAAGCTGAGCCAACAATAA
- a CDS encoding AraC family transcriptional regulator, giving the protein MKKRTRHLHPSLSIEHPPSDVFMNFEAFLSNTETREHSHAWGQVQLISGGILEMEAEDTRFLAPPHLAIWVPAGIRHRSYNRKPIEYCSLNIASQLTTAFPAKTSLIKVTSIVSAIIDDFRERNINVAQSSEDKRLVQVLLDQLATRETQHHFLPSTNHKYLAPILASVEENPTDNTTLQQWAERVHTTERTLARHCQAELGMSFTEWRLRVRYLYSMELLRQGHAVKEVALTLGYNQASPFITMFKKYSGLTPEQYKSRLLA; this is encoded by the coding sequence TTGAAAAAACGCACCCGACACCTACATCCCTCATTATCAATCGAGCATCCACCATCTGATGTATTTATGAATTTTGAGGCGTTTCTGTCCAATACAGAAACTCGTGAGCACAGCCACGCTTGGGGGCAAGTGCAGCTGATTTCTGGTGGGATCTTAGAAATGGAAGCGGAAGATACGCGTTTTTTGGCTCCGCCTCATTTGGCGATTTGGGTTCCTGCGGGCATTCGCCATCGAAGCTATAACCGTAAGCCGATTGAGTATTGTTCACTGAATATTGCTTCACAACTGACCACTGCATTTCCTGCCAAAACCAGTTTAATTAAGGTGACATCGATTGTTTCGGCGATCATTGATGATTTCAGAGAACGTAACATCAATGTCGCGCAGAGCAGTGAAGATAAGCGATTGGTGCAAGTGTTGCTGGATCAACTGGCGACTCGCGAAACTCAGCATCATTTTCTTCCATCCACCAACCACAAGTATTTAGCGCCGATTTTGGCTTCTGTAGAAGAGAATCCAACCGATAACACCACATTGCAGCAATGGGCGGAAAGGGTGCATACCACAGAACGAACCTTAGCGCGCCATTGTCAGGCAGAATTAGGAATGAGCTTTACCGAATGGCGGCTGCGAGTGCGCTATCTCTATTCCATGGAATTGTTGCGCCAAGGGCATGCCGTGAAAGAGGTGGCGTTAACGCTCGGCTATAACCAAGCCAGCCCATTTATCACTATGTTCAAAAAATACTCCGGGTTGACCCCGGAGCAGTATAAAAGTCGATTATTAGCTTAG